One window of Anaeromyxobacter diazotrophicus genomic DNA carries:
- a CDS encoding HNH endonuclease: MTDAKDLSRLLADLLRREQHALADFLVALSAFDRERRWLELGYTSCFYFLHRELGLSKGAAFYRKTAAELLQSYPELIEPLRDGRLCLSNVAELAKVITPENRAEVVPRFFHASKQEAKEVAAELRPAEVAPRREVVTAVRCSAARAAPELVSAAVAAPASAPAAPQAKAVDFAQAVHPENQPERVAAPSPDEIEPLTAELRRLHFTVSKRFLAKLAAARDALSHSHPGASTEAVLEAGLDLLLAAKAKRKGLVAKPRETAPRLSSRPRHTPAAVKRAVWARDGGCCQWPVASGGVCGSTTRLELDHVLPVARGGESTVENLRVVCRVHNQLAAREFFGVARMARFAAKAPPHASAPACAGGGGGREAGDSA; encoded by the coding sequence ATGACCGACGCGAAAGACCTCTCCCGCCTCCTCGCCGACCTTCTCCGCCGCGAGCAGCACGCCCTGGCCGACTTCCTCGTCGCCCTCTCGGCGTTTGACCGCGAGCGGCGGTGGCTCGAGCTCGGGTACACGAGCTGCTTCTACTTCCTCCACCGCGAGCTGGGGCTCTCCAAGGGCGCCGCGTTCTACCGCAAGACCGCAGCCGAACTGCTCCAGAGCTACCCGGAGCTCATCGAGCCCCTCCGCGATGGCCGGCTGTGTCTCTCGAACGTGGCCGAGCTGGCGAAGGTCATCACGCCGGAGAACCGGGCCGAGGTCGTGCCGCGCTTCTTCCACGCCTCGAAGCAGGAGGCGAAGGAGGTGGCGGCGGAGCTGCGCCCGGCCGAGGTCGCGCCGCGGCGGGAGGTCGTGACGGCGGTGCGCTGCTCGGCGGCGCGGGCCGCTCCGGAGCTGGTCTCGGCGGCGGTGGCGGCGCCCGCCTCCGCGCCGGCGGCTCCGCAGGCCAAGGCCGTTGATTTCGCTCAAGCAGTTCATCCGGAAAACCAACCCGAACGGGTCGCCGCGCCGTCGCCCGACGAGATCGAACCGCTCACCGCCGAGCTGCGCCGCCTCCACTTCACCGTCTCGAAGCGCTTCCTCGCAAAGCTCGCCGCGGCGCGCGACGCCCTCTCACACAGCCACCCGGGGGCGAGCACCGAGGCGGTGCTGGAGGCGGGCCTCGACCTCCTCCTCGCCGCGAAGGCGAAGCGGAAGGGGCTCGTGGCAAAGCCGCGGGAGACGGCCCCGCGCCTCTCCTCCCGTCCGCGGCACACCCCGGCCGCGGTGAAGCGCGCGGTATGGGCGCGCGACGGCGGTTGCTGCCAGTGGCCCGTCGCATCGGGCGGGGTTTGCGGCTCGACGACGCGGCTCGAGCTCGACCACGTCCTGCCGGTCGCGCGCGGCGGGGAGTCGACGGTCGAGAACCTTCGGGTCGTTTGCCGGGTTCACAACCAGCTCGCGGCGCGCGAGTTCTTCGGAGTCGCCCGGATGGCGCGGTTCGCTGCGAAGGCGCCTCCTCACGCCTCGGCGCCGGCCTGCGCCGGCGGCGGTGGGGGTCGCGAGGCCGGCGACTCGGCCTGA
- a CDS encoding MDR family MFS transporter produces MKTTHRRLTVVALLLGMFLAAMEMTVVSTAMPTAIGDLGGLHLYAWAFAAYMLTATVTVPIYGKLADLRGRKPVMLVGLALFLAGSLACGQARSMELLIAFRAVQGLGAGAIQPIGLTIVGDLFTVRERARWQGIFGAVWGLAGLLGPLLGGALVHYLSWRWVFYVNLPLGLASAAVLTVAYHERVERHEHRLDLAGAALLTAAVLGALAAARSREAALVAVPSAAVALGLFLFVERRAKEPLLPLDLFAERILAVASASGALVGAAMIAMVTYVPLYVQSVLGASPTAAGSAIAPMAIGWPIASALSGRLLPRLGYRVLIRGGLLLTALSATALALLLRPGAEVGALRAVTAAYGLGLGFANTPLVIAVQSSVPWNRRGVATASTMFFRTIGGTLAVGLLGGVLAATLARSGAPAAEVERLLGPERAVLDPALARGLAAALQAGMGHIFWTICAVAFAAFGVSLAFPGLRLQPAEPSTSNESAAAGRPRLS; encoded by the coding sequence ATGAAGACCACCCACCGCCGCCTCACGGTCGTCGCGCTCCTGCTCGGCATGTTCCTCGCCGCCATGGAGATGACGGTGGTCTCGACGGCCATGCCGACCGCCATCGGCGATCTGGGCGGCCTGCACCTCTACGCCTGGGCCTTCGCCGCCTACATGCTCACCGCCACGGTGACGGTGCCCATCTACGGCAAGCTGGCCGATCTGCGGGGCCGCAAGCCCGTCATGCTGGTGGGCCTGGCGCTCTTCCTCGCCGGCTCCCTGGCGTGCGGCCAGGCGCGGTCGATGGAGCTCCTCATCGCCTTCCGCGCGGTGCAGGGCCTCGGCGCCGGCGCCATCCAGCCCATCGGCCTCACCATCGTCGGCGACCTCTTCACGGTCCGCGAGCGCGCCCGCTGGCAGGGCATCTTCGGGGCGGTGTGGGGGCTGGCCGGCCTGCTCGGCCCGCTCCTCGGCGGCGCGCTCGTGCACTACCTGTCCTGGCGCTGGGTCTTCTACGTGAACCTGCCGCTCGGGCTCGCCAGCGCCGCCGTGCTGACCGTCGCCTACCACGAGCGGGTCGAGCGCCACGAGCACCGGCTCGACCTGGCCGGCGCGGCGCTCCTCACCGCCGCCGTGCTGGGGGCGCTCGCCGCGGCGCGCTCGCGCGAGGCCGCCCTGGTGGCGGTCCCGTCGGCGGCCGTGGCGCTCGGGCTCTTCCTCTTCGTGGAGCGGCGCGCGAAGGAGCCGCTCCTCCCGCTCGACCTCTTCGCCGAGCGCATCCTGGCGGTCGCGTCGGCGAGCGGCGCGCTGGTGGGGGCGGCCATGATCGCGATGGTCACCTACGTGCCGCTCTACGTGCAGAGCGTGCTCGGGGCCTCCCCCACCGCCGCCGGCAGCGCCATCGCCCCCATGGCCATCGGCTGGCCCATCGCCTCGGCGCTCTCCGGGCGCCTCCTGCCGCGCCTCGGCTACCGGGTCCTCATCCGCGGCGGGCTCCTGCTCACCGCGCTCTCCGCGACCGCCCTGGCGCTCCTCCTCCGGCCGGGGGCGGAGGTCGGCGCGCTGCGGGCCGTCACCGCCGCCTACGGGCTCGGGCTCGGCTTCGCCAACACGCCGCTCGTCATCGCGGTCCAGTCGAGCGTGCCCTGGAACCGGCGCGGCGTCGCGACCGCCAGCACGATGTTCTTCCGCACCATCGGCGGGACCCTGGCGGTGGGGCTGCTCGGCGGGGTGCTGGCGGCGACGCTGGCCCGCAGCGGCGCGCCGGCGGCCGAGGTCGAGCGGCTCCTCGGCCCCGAGCGGGCGGTGCTGGATCCGGCGCTGGCGCGCGGCCTCGCCGCCGCGCTGCAGGCGGGGATGGGGCACATCTTCTGGACCATCTGCGCGGTCGCCTTCGCCGCCTTCGGGGTCAGCCTGGCGTTCCCCGGCCTGCGGCTCCAGCCGGCCGAGCCCTCCACCTCCAACGAAAGTGCCGCCGCGGGCCGACCTCGGTTATCCTGA
- a CDS encoding cystathionine gamma-synthase, whose translation MTDDRKLGFETLAIHAGQRPDPTTGAVMTPVYLTSTYAQRAPGEHQGYEYSRTQNPTRDALQGCLAALEGARHALAFASGLAATDALLHLLQAGDHVLASDDVYGGTFRSLDKVWKRHGIELTQVDMSDPRNVERGLRKNTRLVWIESPTNPMLKIVDLRAVATLARAHGAWTVVDNTFATPFFQRPLELGIDLVTHSTTKYLNGHSDVVGGAIMTSDEALHDRLKFLQNAVGAVPGPFDSFLVLRGLKTLHVRMERHAQNALALARFLEQHPQVEKVTYPGLPSHPQHALAARQMKGSGGMLTFVIRGGLPAARAFLSSLKLFALAESLGGVESLIEHPAIMTHASVPKEAREQLGIADGFIRVSCGIEHVDDLIADLERGFAAARRG comes from the coding sequence ATGACCGACGATCGCAAGCTCGGGTTCGAGACGCTGGCCATCCACGCCGGGCAGCGGCCCGACCCCACCACCGGCGCGGTGATGACGCCGGTCTACCTCACCTCGACCTACGCGCAGCGCGCGCCGGGCGAGCACCAGGGGTACGAGTACTCGCGCACGCAGAACCCCACCCGCGACGCGCTGCAGGGGTGCCTGGCGGCGCTCGAGGGCGCCCGGCACGCGCTCGCCTTCGCCTCCGGGCTGGCGGCCACCGACGCCCTGCTCCACCTGCTCCAGGCGGGCGACCACGTCCTCGCCTCGGACGACGTCTACGGCGGCACCTTCCGCAGCCTGGACAAGGTCTGGAAGCGGCACGGGATCGAGCTCACCCAGGTCGACATGAGCGACCCGCGCAACGTGGAGCGCGGGCTGCGCAAGAACACGCGCCTGGTCTGGATCGAGAGCCCGACCAACCCCATGCTCAAGATCGTCGACCTGCGCGCGGTGGCGACCCTCGCCCGCGCGCACGGCGCCTGGACGGTGGTCGACAACACCTTCGCCACCCCCTTCTTCCAGCGCCCGCTCGAGCTCGGCATCGACCTCGTCACCCACTCCACCACCAAGTACCTGAACGGCCACTCCGACGTGGTGGGCGGCGCGATCATGACGAGCGACGAGGCGCTCCACGACCGGCTCAAGTTCCTGCAGAACGCGGTCGGCGCGGTGCCCGGGCCGTTCGACAGCTTCCTCGTGCTGCGCGGCCTCAAGACCCTGCACGTGCGCATGGAGCGCCACGCCCAGAACGCGCTCGCGCTGGCGCGCTTCCTCGAGCAGCACCCGCAGGTGGAGAAGGTCACCTACCCCGGGCTCCCGTCGCACCCGCAGCACGCGCTGGCGGCGCGGCAGATGAAGGGCTCCGGCGGGATGCTGACGTTCGTCATCCGCGGCGGGCTCCCCGCGGCACGGGCCTTCCTGTCCAGCCTGAAGCTCTTCGCGCTCGCCGAGTCGCTCGGAGGCGTGGAGAGCCTCATCGAGCACCCCGCCATCATGACCCACGCCTCGGTCCCCAAGGAGGCGCGCGAGCAGCTCGGCATCGCCGACGGGTTCATCCGCGTCTCCTGCGGGATCGAGCACGTCGACGATCTGATCGCCGACCTCGAACGCGGGTTCGCGGCGGCCCGGCGCGGCTGA
- a CDS encoding pyridoxal-phosphate dependent enzyme encodes MPYHENVLSAIGHTPLVRLNKVVGPDDATVLVKLEYLNPGGSIKDRMAVHIIEKAEREGLLKKGSTIVENTSGNTGVGVALAAAVKGYRCIFTMPDKMSKEKQDTLKAFGAQVVVTPTSVPADSPESYYSVAKRIAAETPNSFYLNQYHNRDNVEAHYRLTGPEIWEQTGGRFDAFVAGIGTGGTMSGCGRFFKEQNPKILNVGADPVGSVYYSMFKTGKLSEPHGYKVEGVGEDMMCGAMDLAVMDDVRQFDDRQAFAMARRLAREEGLFAGGSSGAAVHVALQLARELGKGKVIVVPLPDGGRAYISKFYSDEWMRDNGFPVGNGGEGVGTATVRDVLGGRRGEVISARKTDKVEAVVKKMKDHDISQMPVVDPEGRCIGMIHEYDLLNFLIEGKHRLSEVVEPLVQPLEGVVGPDTAVGRLRDIFNDDHVAVVKEGDRVTGIVTKIDLIEFLGEKLR; translated from the coding sequence ATGCCCTACCACGAGAACGTCCTCTCCGCGATCGGCCACACCCCGCTCGTCCGCCTCAACAAGGTGGTCGGCCCCGACGACGCGACCGTGCTGGTCAAGCTCGAGTACCTGAACCCGGGCGGCTCCATCAAGGACCGGATGGCGGTCCACATCATCGAGAAGGCCGAGCGCGAGGGGTTGCTCAAGAAGGGCAGCACCATCGTCGAGAACACGAGCGGCAACACCGGGGTGGGGGTGGCGCTGGCGGCGGCGGTGAAGGGGTACCGCTGCATCTTCACCATGCCGGACAAGATGTCGAAGGAGAAGCAGGACACCCTCAAGGCGTTCGGCGCGCAGGTGGTGGTCACGCCCACGAGCGTCCCGGCCGACTCGCCGGAGAGCTACTACTCGGTCGCGAAGCGCATCGCCGCCGAGACGCCCAACAGCTTCTACCTGAACCAGTACCACAACCGGGACAACGTCGAGGCGCACTACCGGCTCACCGGCCCGGAGATCTGGGAGCAGACGGGCGGGCGGTTCGACGCCTTCGTGGCCGGCATCGGCACCGGCGGCACGATGAGCGGCTGCGGCCGCTTCTTCAAGGAGCAGAACCCCAAGATCCTGAACGTGGGCGCCGACCCGGTGGGCTCCGTCTACTACTCCATGTTCAAGACCGGCAAGCTCTCCGAGCCCCACGGCTACAAGGTGGAGGGGGTCGGCGAGGACATGATGTGCGGCGCGATGGATCTCGCCGTCATGGACGACGTCCGCCAGTTCGACGACCGGCAGGCCTTCGCCATGGCCCGGCGGCTGGCGCGCGAGGAGGGGCTCTTCGCGGGCGGCAGCTCCGGCGCGGCGGTGCACGTGGCGCTGCAGCTGGCGCGCGAGCTCGGCAAGGGCAAGGTGATCGTGGTGCCGCTGCCGGACGGCGGGCGCGCCTACATCTCCAAGTTCTACTCGGACGAGTGGATGCGCGACAACGGCTTCCCGGTCGGGAACGGCGGCGAGGGGGTCGGCACCGCCACCGTGCGCGACGTGCTGGGCGGCCGCCGCGGCGAGGTCATCAGCGCGCGCAAGACCGACAAGGTCGAGGCGGTGGTGAAGAAGATGAAGGACCACGACATCTCCCAGATGCCGGTGGTCGACCCCGAGGGCCGCTGCATCGGGATGATCCACGAGTACGACCTGCTCAACTTCCTCATCGAGGGCAAGCACCGGCTCTCCGAGGTGGTCGAGCCCCTGGTGCAGCCGCTCGAGGGCGTGGTCGGCCCGGACACCGCGGTCGGCCGGCTGCGCGACATCTTCAACGACGACCACGTGGCGGTGGTGAAGGAGGGCGATCGGGTGACCGGCATCGTCACCAAGATCGACCTCATCGAGTTCCTCGGCGAGAAGCTCCGGTAG
- a CDS encoding aminoglycoside phosphotransferase family protein, whose protein sequence is MNDPVIEERVRRAVSRATGEDVAAAPVRRLAGHASARSYWRVGAYAPGGGRPASHVVMVMPPDARPEEVTEGGRPAVEPFVDVQRYLAGLGVRVPAVVAFYEDDPRGGLMVLEDLGDEMLETRLLAGDAPRPLYEAAIDQLARLRAAAERAPGGSVAFTRGFEQDLYRWELDHFREWLLEAWKGARLSPAERELVDREFDRISAALAAEPKGFTHRDYQSRNLMVLPGGAQAVIDFQDALLGPRQYDLVALLRDSYVELPDALVEAMLRRYLDQLAAHGGPRLAYGPFREVFDLLTVQRKLKDAGRFVFIDRVKKNPGFLVSIPASLRYVRDAFARRPDLAPLQEVLARHVPELAP, encoded by the coding sequence ATGAACGATCCGGTCATCGAGGAACGCGTCCGGCGGGCGGTCTCCCGCGCCACCGGCGAGGACGTGGCCGCGGCCCCGGTGCGGCGCCTGGCGGGGCACGCCTCCGCCCGCAGCTACTGGCGCGTGGGCGCGTACGCGCCCGGCGGGGGGCGGCCGGCGTCGCACGTCGTCATGGTGATGCCGCCCGACGCCAGGCCGGAGGAGGTGACGGAGGGCGGCCGGCCGGCGGTCGAGCCGTTCGTGGACGTGCAGCGGTACCTCGCCGGCCTGGGCGTGCGGGTGCCCGCCGTCGTGGCGTTCTACGAGGACGACCCGCGCGGCGGCCTCATGGTGCTCGAGGACCTCGGGGACGAGATGCTCGAGACGCGGCTCCTCGCCGGGGACGCCCCGCGCCCCCTGTACGAGGCCGCCATCGACCAGCTGGCCCGCCTGCGCGCCGCCGCCGAGCGCGCCCCGGGCGGCTCGGTCGCGTTCACCCGCGGCTTCGAGCAGGACCTCTACCGCTGGGAGCTGGACCACTTCCGCGAGTGGCTGCTCGAGGCCTGGAAGGGGGCGCGGCTCTCCCCCGCCGAGCGGGAGCTCGTCGACCGCGAGTTCGACCGGATCTCCGCGGCCCTGGCGGCGGAGCCGAAGGGCTTCACCCACCGCGACTACCAGTCCCGGAACCTCATGGTGCTGCCCGGCGGCGCGCAGGCGGTCATCGACTTCCAGGACGCGCTGCTCGGCCCCCGCCAGTACGACCTGGTGGCGCTGCTCCGCGACAGCTACGTCGAGCTGCCGGACGCGCTGGTGGAGGCGATGCTGCGCCGCTACCTCGACCAGCTCGCCGCCCACGGCGGCCCGCGCCTCGCGTACGGTCCGTTCCGCGAGGTCTTCGACCTCCTCACCGTGCAGCGCAAGCTCAAGGACGCGGGGCGCTTCGTCTTCATCGACCGCGTGAAGAAGAACCCCGGGTTCCTGGTCTCCATCCCCGCCTCGCTGCGCTACGTGCGGGACGCCTTCGCGCGCCGCCCCGACCTGGCGCCGCTGCAGGAGGTGCTGGCGCGCCACGTGCCGGAGCTCGCCCCCTGA
- a CDS encoding sodium:solute symporter family transporter — MLTSARQLLDLAAQAADYKLGERNNTALLFFFIIVAITLVITYWAAKKTKTSSEFYAAGRSVSAAQNGLALAGDYMSAASFLGISGMVAMKGYDGMVYATGWLVGWPALMFLVAEPLRNLGKFTFADVVAFRLRQTPVRIASAIGGILTVLFYTIAQMVGSGNLIKLMFGIPYLWAEIIVGVVMLAYVLFGGMLATTWVQIIKACLLLFGVSLLTVLVLVKVGAPTDLYAKVAHEYGQKMLEPGALAKNPLEAVSLGLALMLGLLGLPHILMRFYTVPDAKAARKSVLYATGLIGYFYIIIPIVGFGAAVLIPGGQAAIKAIDAGGNMAAPVLALTLGGTPFLGFIAAVAFATILAVVAGLTLAGASAYSHDIYVNVIKKGKATEEEQMHAAKRATIVFGIFAVGLGILFKGQNVAFMVGLAFSIAASANFPALFMSIVWKRFSTQGAVAAMLTGAFLSVGMILLSPTVWVDVFHNASAIIPLKNPCVISMTASFIVGIVVSLLSPDPLAQAKFEDEKLRTYLGVGAE; from the coding sequence ATGCTGACTTCCGCACGGCAGCTCCTCGATCTCGCCGCCCAGGCCGCCGACTACAAGCTCGGCGAGCGCAACAACACCGCCCTCCTCTTCTTCTTCATCATCGTCGCCATCACCCTCGTCATCACCTACTGGGCCGCCAAGAAGACCAAGACCTCGAGCGAGTTCTACGCGGCCGGCCGCAGCGTGTCCGCGGCGCAGAACGGCCTCGCCCTGGCCGGCGACTACATGTCCGCCGCCAGCTTCCTCGGCATCTCCGGCATGGTGGCGATGAAGGGCTACGACGGCATGGTGTACGCCACCGGCTGGCTCGTCGGCTGGCCCGCGCTCATGTTCCTCGTCGCCGAGCCGCTCCGGAACCTCGGCAAGTTCACCTTCGCCGACGTGGTGGCGTTCCGCCTCCGCCAGACGCCGGTGCGCATCGCCTCCGCCATCGGCGGCATCCTGACCGTGCTCTTCTACACGATCGCCCAGATGGTCGGCTCCGGTAACCTCATCAAGCTCATGTTCGGCATCCCGTACCTGTGGGCCGAGATCATCGTCGGCGTGGTCATGCTCGCCTACGTGCTCTTCGGCGGCATGCTCGCCACCACCTGGGTGCAGATCATCAAGGCCTGCCTCCTCCTCTTCGGCGTCAGCCTCCTCACCGTGCTGGTGCTGGTGAAGGTGGGCGCCCCGACCGACCTCTACGCCAAGGTGGCGCACGAGTACGGCCAGAAGATGCTGGAGCCGGGCGCGCTGGCGAAGAACCCGCTGGAGGCGGTCTCGCTCGGCCTCGCCCTCATGCTGGGCCTCCTCGGCCTGCCGCACATCCTGATGCGCTTCTACACGGTGCCGGACGCGAAGGCGGCCCGGAAGAGCGTGCTCTACGCGACCGGCCTCATCGGCTACTTCTACATCATCATCCCGATCGTCGGCTTCGGCGCGGCGGTGCTGATCCCGGGCGGCCAGGCCGCCATCAAGGCCATCGACGCCGGCGGCAACATGGCGGCGCCGGTGCTGGCCCTCACGCTCGGCGGCACGCCCTTCCTCGGCTTCATCGCCGCGGTCGCGTTCGCCACCATCCTGGCCGTGGTCGCCGGCCTCACGCTCGCCGGCGCGTCCGCCTACTCGCACGACATCTACGTGAACGTGATCAAGAAGGGCAAGGCGACGGAGGAGGAGCAGATGCACGCCGCCAAGCGTGCCACCATCGTCTTCGGCATCTTCGCGGTGGGCCTCGGCATCCTCTTCAAGGGCCAGAACGTCGCGTTCATGGTGGGCCTCGCCTTCTCGATCGCGGCCAGCGCCAACTTCCCGGCGCTCTTCATGTCGATCGTGTGGAAGCGCTTCTCCACCCAGGGCGCGGTGGCGGCCATGCTGACCGGCGCGTTCCTCTCGGTCGGCATGATCCTGCTCAGCCCGACGGTGTGGGTCGACGTCTTCCACAACGCCTCGGCGATCATCCCGCTCAAGAACCCGTGCGTCATCTCGATGACCGCCTCGTTCATCGTGGGCATCGTCGTCTCGCTCCTCTCCCCGGACCCGCTGGCCCAGGCCAAGTTCGAGGACGAGAAGCTGCGGACCTACCTCGGCGTCGGCGCCGAGTAG
- a CDS encoding DUF485 domain-containing protein, translating to MAYTASNISRAEPKINQSATQVIESADFKRLVSLRWTVSMVLLALLFVTYYGYILLIPYAPEFMTTKIGEVTTAAIPIGVGVIVVAFVLTAFYVGWANKSYDPEVERLKNTLRK from the coding sequence ATGGCGTACACGGCATCCAACATCTCGAGGGCCGAGCCCAAGATCAACCAGTCGGCGACCCAGGTGATCGAGTCGGCCGACTTCAAGCGGCTGGTCTCGCTGCGCTGGACGGTCAGCATGGTGCTGCTCGCCCTGCTGTTCGTCACGTACTACGGGTACATCCTGCTCATCCCGTACGCGCCCGAGTTCATGACGACCAAGATCGGCGAGGTGACCACCGCCGCGATCCCGATCGGCGTCGGGGTCATCGTCGTCGCCTTCGTCCTCACCGCCTTCTACGTCGGCTGGGCCAACAAGAGCTACGACCCCGAGGTCGAGCGGCTCAAGAACACCCTCCGGAAGTAG
- a CDS encoding metallophosphoesterase family protein, with translation MRLALLADLHANLAAVEACLAHAAARGAEGHAFLGDLVGYGPEPAEVLELVAAHAARGAVVVGGNHDAAVVDGRTETMDPAAAEAVAWTRARLPEPARRFLAELPLVARREGALFVHASADAPRAWTYVSDPLRAAQSLAAAEATWVFCGHVHVPALYHLTAAGRAAHFAPVPGVAVPVPPHRRWLAVVGSAGQPRDGNPAACYALFDAAAGTLTFHRVPYDVRGAAARVRAAGLPERLARRLEHGK, from the coding sequence ATGAGGCTCGCGCTCCTCGCCGATCTGCACGCGAACCTCGCCGCGGTGGAGGCGTGCCTGGCGCACGCCGCGGCCCGCGGGGCCGAGGGGCACGCGTTCCTGGGGGACCTCGTCGGCTACGGGCCGGAGCCGGCGGAGGTGCTCGAGCTCGTCGCCGCCCACGCGGCGCGCGGCGCGGTGGTGGTGGGCGGCAACCACGACGCGGCGGTGGTGGACGGTCGGACGGAGACGATGGATCCCGCCGCCGCCGAGGCGGTGGCGTGGACGCGCGCGCGGCTGCCCGAGCCCGCGCGCCGGTTCCTCGCCGAGCTGCCGCTCGTGGCGCGGCGCGAGGGCGCGCTGTTCGTGCACGCCAGCGCGGACGCCCCGCGGGCCTGGACCTACGTCTCCGATCCCCTCCGCGCCGCCCAGAGCCTGGCCGCCGCCGAGGCGACCTGGGTCTTCTGCGGCCACGTGCACGTGCCGGCGCTCTACCACCTCACCGCCGCCGGCCGGGCGGCGCACTTCGCGCCGGTGCCGGGCGTCGCGGTCCCGGTCCCGCCGCACCGGCGCTGGCTGGCCGTGGTCGGGTCGGCGGGCCAGCCGCGCGACGGCAACCCCGCCGCGTGCTACGCCTTGTTCGACGCGGCGGCCGGCACGCTCACCTTCCACCGGGTGCCGTACGACGTCCGCGGCGCGGCGGCCCGGGTGCGCGCCGCGGGCCTCCCGGAGCGGCTGGCGCGCCGCCTCGAGCACGGAAAGTGA
- a CDS encoding bifunctional serine/threonine-protein kinase/universal stress protein — MSELPEPGDVLDGFRIDARLHAGGMGVVYAVSGRETGFPLVMKVPRLGHGEPGEAVVTYEVEQTVLGALRGPHVPRLVAAGDVTRQPYLVMERVEGEPLKAWAERAPLPAAEVARLGAAVATALHALHQQEAIHLDLKPSNVLIRPSGQAVLIDLGLAAHAHYPDLLAEELRRPIGSGPYISPEQVLRVRSDPRSDLFALGVILYELATGRLPFGAPTTPAGLRKRLFRDPIPPRALEPSVPPWLQEIVLRCLEPDARQRHASAAQVAFDLTHPDQVALGERAARLRRRAGLRALLRWLRAAGLEPAPPARPSAQLSTAPIVVAAVATSHGNEAQFEALREVVARLLAPRGETRLACVTVVRPAPELGGATPDDAASRQRIKHLVLLRHWAEPLHLPPGRVSFHVLESADPAAALVDYARVNQVDHVVLGAPPPDLPFKGLLGTIPTRVALEAPCTVSIVRPRAER, encoded by the coding sequence ATGAGCGAGCTGCCGGAGCCGGGCGACGTGCTGGACGGGTTCCGGATCGACGCGCGGCTGCACGCCGGCGGGATGGGCGTCGTCTACGCCGTGAGCGGCCGCGAGACCGGGTTCCCGCTCGTCATGAAGGTGCCGCGGCTCGGGCACGGCGAGCCGGGCGAGGCGGTGGTCACCTACGAGGTGGAGCAGACGGTGCTCGGCGCGCTGCGCGGTCCGCACGTGCCGCGCCTGGTGGCCGCTGGCGACGTCACGCGGCAGCCCTACCTCGTCATGGAGCGGGTGGAGGGCGAGCCGCTCAAGGCGTGGGCGGAGCGGGCGCCGCTCCCCGCCGCCGAGGTGGCGCGGCTCGGCGCGGCGGTCGCGACGGCGCTGCACGCGCTCCACCAGCAGGAGGCGATCCACCTCGACCTCAAGCCCTCCAACGTCCTCATCCGCCCCTCCGGCCAGGCGGTGCTCATCGACCTCGGGCTCGCCGCCCACGCCCACTACCCGGACCTCCTGGCGGAGGAGCTGCGGCGGCCCATCGGCTCGGGGCCGTACATCTCCCCGGAGCAGGTGCTGCGCGTCCGCAGCGACCCGCGCTCGGACCTGTTCGCGCTGGGCGTCATCCTCTACGAGCTCGCCACCGGCCGCCTGCCCTTCGGCGCCCCCACCACCCCGGCCGGCCTGCGCAAGCGGCTCTTCCGCGATCCGATCCCGCCCCGCGCCCTCGAGCCCTCGGTGCCGCCGTGGCTGCAGGAGATCGTGCTGCGCTGCCTCGAGCCCGACGCCCGCCAGCGCCACGCGTCCGCGGCGCAGGTCGCGTTCGACCTCACCCACCCGGACCAGGTCGCGCTCGGCGAGCGGGCGGCGCGCCTGCGCCGCCGCGCCGGGCTGCGGGCCCTGCTCCGCTGGCTCCGCGCCGCCGGGCTGGAGCCTGCGCCCCCCGCCCGCCCCAGCGCCCAGCTCTCGACCGCCCCCATCGTCGTGGCCGCCGTCGCCACCAGCCACGGCAACGAGGCGCAGTTCGAGGCGCTGCGCGAGGTGGTGGCGCGCCTCCTCGCGCCCCGCGGCGAGACGCGCCTCGCCTGCGTCACCGTCGTCCGCCCCGCGCCGGAGCTGGGGGGCGCGACGCCCGACGACGCCGCCAGCCGGCAGCGCATCAAGCACCTCGTGCTCCTGCGGCACTGGGCCGAGCCGCTCCACCTCCCGCCCGGCCGCGTCTCCTTCCACGTGCTCGAGTCCGCCGACCCCGCCGCGGCGCTCGTCGACTACGCCCGCGTGAACCAGGTCGACCACGTGGTCCTGGGCGCCCCGCCGCCGGACCTGCCGTTCAAGGGGCTGCTCGGGACCATCCCGACGCGGGTGGCCCTCGAGGCGCCCTGCACCGTGAGCATCGTGCGCCCGCGCGCGGAGCGGTGA